One region of Marivirga arenosa genomic DNA includes:
- a CDS encoding endonuclease domain-containing protein: MKNQPINNKPELKTYRKNLRNNGTVAEAYLWRFLKNKQLEGRKFRRQFSVGHYILDFYCPAEKLCIELDGAAHFTDAGYEYDQQRTAFLNAQGIKVIRFENKMVFDHTESVLENIKSCFKK, from the coding sequence GTGAAAAATCAACCAATAAACAATAAACCCGAACTAAAAACCTACCGCAAAAACCTTAGAAATAATGGCACAGTAGCGGAAGCCTATTTGTGGAGATTTTTGAAAAATAAACAATTGGAAGGACGGAAATTCAGGCGCCAGTTTAGTGTAGGCCATTATATTCTAGACTTCTATTGTCCTGCTGAGAAGTTATGCATTGAATTGGATGGCGCTGCCCATTTTACAGATGCAGGTTATGAATATGATCAGCAAAGAACTGCATTTTTAAATGCCCAGGGTATAAAAGTGATTCGATTCGAAAACAAAATGGTTTTTGATCATACAGAAAGTGTGTTGGAGAATATAAAAAGCTGTTTTAAGAAATAA
- a CDS encoding helix-turn-helix domain-containing protein yields MKTKEISARVFRFVRKYHKISQQQLAIKLNVNQSTISKVEHGIHLPSAQLLKRLEQFMNSSMRELVRLSRFELA; encoded by the coding sequence ATGAAAACTAAAGAAATTAGTGCCAGGGTATTTCGATTCGTTCGAAAATACCACAAAATCAGCCAGCAACAACTGGCAATCAAACTCAATGTAAATCAGTCTACCATCTCCAAAGTAGAGCACGGAATTCATCTCCCCTCTGCCCAACTCTTGAAGCGCCTTGAGCAATTCATGAATAGCAGTATGCGAGAACTGGTAAGGCTATCCCGATTTGAATTAGCGTAG